In Mycobacterium gallinarum, a single window of DNA contains:
- a CDS encoding Hsp70 family protein yields the protein MSDSLGLSIGMTNLVAARMGRPPVMRRSVLTLFEDRAAEVGVPSEYSGDPSTRPSGMVLTGFVERVGDPVPLVAADGSAHRGEQVLVEALDAMARTVGGGAPIAIAVPAHWGAATVGALRGALRATPSLAPNGVAPALVPDSVAALSALQSAPGLPSSGVVVLCDFGGSGTSVTLADAGANYDTIGETVRYADFSGDQIDQALLNHVVAGIAEASDADPANTAAVGSLAKLRNDCRLAKERLSAETAAAVHADLPGFASDVRVTRTELEQLIAAPLNGFLNTVEETLQRNNIAAADVSAVATVGGGANIPLVTQQLSTRLRAPVVTTPQSQVNAAAGAAVLAEGADAATGMATAADAPTGMAPTAGWVAGAAGAGAAAAGAASAAGDATDSSTFRSLAWSEDAPGGGEPVPYTGEDYTFDPATGAAARPPMEFSHEEEGFTPEPGPLPWYKRPTILFGAAAAAVLLAIGGLAVTLTGTSSNTGPVTETATTFETGPSPAGPPTSQTITVTGSDGQPSTTVVPPPSTTPPTTTTSATTSSTTTTTTTTTTTTTTTTQPTTTQPTTTQPTTTQAPTTTDEPIITTTVVPDVVIPDDGT from the coding sequence ATGAGCGACTCTCTCGGGTTGTCCATTGGGATGACCAATTTGGTGGCGGCTCGCATGGGCCGTCCCCCCGTGATGCGACGTTCCGTGCTCACGTTGTTCGAGGACCGAGCAGCCGAAGTCGGCGTGCCGTCCGAGTATTCAGGGGACCCTTCGACCCGGCCGTCGGGAATGGTGCTGACGGGGTTCGTCGAGCGCGTGGGCGATCCGGTGCCGTTGGTCGCGGCCGACGGCTCGGCCCACCGCGGCGAGCAGGTGCTCGTCGAAGCCCTCGACGCAATGGCACGCACCGTCGGCGGTGGTGCACCCATCGCGATCGCGGTGCCCGCACACTGGGGTGCGGCGACGGTCGGCGCATTGCGCGGCGCGTTGCGCGCCACCCCGAGCCTGGCTCCCAACGGTGTCGCGCCGGCGTTGGTCCCGGATTCGGTCGCCGCACTTTCGGCGTTGCAGTCGGCGCCGGGGCTGCCGTCCAGCGGCGTCGTGGTGCTGTGCGATTTCGGCGGCAGCGGTACCAGCGTCACGCTAGCCGACGCGGGCGCCAACTACGACACCATCGGTGAGACGGTGCGGTACGCCGACTTCTCCGGTGATCAGATCGATCAGGCGCTGCTGAACCATGTCGTCGCCGGCATCGCGGAGGCGAGCGACGCCGATCCCGCGAACACGGCGGCCGTCGGTTCGCTGGCCAAGTTACGCAACGACTGCAGGCTGGCCAAGGAGCGGTTGTCCGCCGAGACCGCCGCGGCCGTCCACGCCGATCTACCTGGCTTCGCATCCGATGTCCGCGTGACGCGCACCGAGTTGGAACAGCTCATCGCCGCACCGCTGAACGGCTTCCTCAATACCGTCGAAGAAACATTGCAGCGCAACAACATTGCCGCTGCCGATGTCTCGGCCGTGGCGACCGTCGGCGGCGGTGCGAACATCCCGCTGGTCACGCAGCAGCTCTCGACGCGGCTGCGTGCGCCCGTCGTCACAACCCCGCAATCGCAAGTGAACGCGGCCGCGGGCGCTGCGGTGCTGGCCGAAGGTGCTGACGCGGCAACCGGAATGGCCACCGCTGCGGATGCTCCCACGGGGATGGCCCCGACCGCGGGCTGGGTCGCGGGGGCAGCCGGTGCGGGCGCGGCCGCCGCGGGCGCGGCCAGCGCGGCCGGCGATGCGACGGATTCGTCGACGTTCCGCTCGCTCGCATGGTCAGAAGATGCGCCCGGCGGTGGCGAACCCGTGCCCTACACAGGTGAGGACTACACATTCGACCCGGCCACCGGCGCCGCGGCCCGCCCGCCGATGGAGTTCAGCCACGAAGAGGAGGGCTTCACCCCCGAGCCCGGGCCACTGCCCTGGTACAAGCGGCCGACCATCCTGTTCGGTGCGGCCGCGGCCGCCGTGCTGTTGGCCATCGGCGGTCTCGCGGTCACGTTGACCGGCACGTCCAGCAACACGGGTCCGGTGACCGAGACGGCGACGACCTTCGAGACCGGCCCGTCGCCCGCGGGACCACCCACCTCGCAGACCATCACCGTCACGGGATCCGACGGCCAGCCGAGCACCACCGTCGTGCCGCCTCCCTCGACGACGCCCCCCACGACCACGACGTCAGCGACGACGTCATCGACGACAACCACGACGACGACTACTACAACGACGACCACAACCACCACCCAGCCAACGACGACCCAGCCGACCACCACCCAACCGACGACCACCCAAGCGCCGACCACCACCGACGAGCCGATCATCACGACAACAGTGGTTCCTGACGTGGTGATTCCCGACGACGGCACGTGA
- a CDS encoding Rv0340 family IniB-related protein, with protein MANSLLDFVMSLVRDPDAAARYAENPDQAIFDANLTNVTTADVSNLIPVVTESLGAALPSTGAEGLGDMAVDLADNVWASGAATAAFDAFDDQVPVQAVDDVHTTIIDYVDSSDDVLDSGLDALHDSNIPGVVGADDGSLQFDQPIIDDLPVFDLPADGNLSDTVIEVADMDSDPSGYDIF; from the coding sequence ATGGCCAACTCGCTGCTCGACTTCGTGATGTCCCTGGTGCGAGATCCCGACGCCGCCGCGCGCTACGCAGAAAACCCAGACCAAGCCATTTTCGACGCCAACCTCACCAACGTGACCACTGCCGACGTCAGCAACCTTATTCCGGTTGTCACGGAGTCACTGGGCGCGGCCCTGCCCAGCACAGGGGCCGAGGGCCTTGGTGATATGGCTGTCGACTTGGCCGACAACGTGTGGGCGAGCGGCGCCGCGACGGCGGCGTTCGACGCTTTTGACGACCAAGTGCCTGTTCAGGCGGTCGACGATGTGCACACGACCATCATCGACTATGTCGATTCCTCCGACGACGTGTTGGACTCCGGACTGGATGCGCTGCACGATTCGAACATCCCCGGGGTGGTCGGTGCCGACGACGGGTCACTCCAATTCGACCAGCCGATCATCGACGACCTGCCGGTGTTCGACCTGCCGGCCGACGGAAATCTCAGCGATACCGTCATCGAGGTCGCCGACATGGATTCCGACCCGTCGGGATACGACATTTTCTGA
- a CDS encoding IniB N-terminal domain-containing protein: MTNVIDWLLDLFRDPIRAQEFITDPARSMAAANVSNVTAAQVQAVAATVAPAAVLHGGGDPVFGLQQAVAQTHGIAFAPQRQTDLLSNNDTSFMSPETNMSNRTGEDSQQGVGNFDLEFGDITLGDKTSNTATNGGVVNTGTAGDIDATHVDGDGNVVGDDNENVSTGDIDDSNVNIGEDNEIDDSGDQTAGGDIISDNEGPVINDNDMSGGSGGGAAGGDGGGGLIGIGNDGGSASGGAGGSGGGIVIVDNDTTAVGGDQTTVGGDASGGAAGGFSAVDNSGQDNSVDSSIDSSVDNSGQDNSVDSSGQVNTSVDTSTDVDNTIDAGLF; encoded by the coding sequence ATGACGAACGTAATCGATTGGCTCCTGGACCTCTTCCGTGATCCGATCCGGGCCCAGGAATTCATCACCGATCCGGCCCGATCCATGGCCGCGGCCAACGTGTCCAACGTGACCGCCGCTCAGGTGCAAGCGGTTGCCGCGACGGTCGCACCCGCTGCAGTCCTGCACGGCGGCGGCGACCCCGTATTCGGGCTGCAGCAGGCCGTTGCCCAGACCCACGGCATCGCCTTCGCCCCGCAGCGCCAGACCGACCTGCTGTCGAACAACGACACCAGTTTCATGAGCCCCGAAACCAACATGTCCAACAGGACGGGTGAGGACTCGCAGCAGGGCGTCGGCAACTTCGACCTGGAATTCGGTGACATCACCTTGGGTGACAAGACCAGCAACACCGCCACCAACGGCGGTGTGGTCAACACCGGGACCGCGGGCGATATCGACGCGACCCATGTCGACGGCGACGGCAATGTGGTCGGTGACGACAACGAGAACGTCAGCACCGGCGACATCGACGATTCCAACGTCAACATCGGTGAGGACAACGAGATCGACGACAGTGGCGACCAGACCGCCGGCGGCGACATCATCTCCGACAACGAAGGACCCGTCATCAACGACAACGACATGAGCGGTGGCAGCGGCGGTGGCGCGGCCGGCGGCGACGGTGGCGGTGGCCTGATCGGCATCGGCAACGACGGCGGCAGCGCGTCCGGCGGGGCCGGTGGTTCCGGCGGCGGCATCGTGATCGTCGACAACGACACCACCGCCGTCGGCGGAGATCAGACCACGGTCGGCGGCGATGCGTCCGGAGGGGCCGCCGGTGGTTTCAGCGCGGTGGACAACTCGGGCCAGGACAACTCGGTCGACAGCTCGATCGACAGCTCTGTGGACAACTCCGGCCAGGACAACTCCGTCGACAGCTCGGGCCAGGTCAACACCTCGGTCGACACCTCGACGGATGTCGACAACACGATTGACGCCGGTCTGTTCTGA
- a CDS encoding dynamin family protein, translating to MTQPSDPRKVAAGEPARQVKVIVELIDHTSKIADVNERGDLVERLARAKTRITDPQIRVVIAGQLKQGKSLLLNSLLNAPVARVGDDESTVLPTVVSYGENTSARLIVARPDGAEPEAIDIPMADIKTDLRRAPQAGGREVLRVEVTATGPLLKNGLAFVDTPGVGGHGQPHLSATLGLLPDADALLMCSDTSQEFTEPEMTFMRQAFGICPVSTIIATKTDLYPHWRAIVEANKAHLDRAGLSIPMIPASSLLRSHAIQLNDKELNAESNFPAIVKFLTEQVLSRQNDHIRDQVVAEIRSAAEHLTLKVSTELASLNDADVRARLTEDLERRKEEAQEALQQTALWQQVLNDGISDLTADIDHDLRGRFRIIGQHIEKEIDNCDPTQHWAEIGTELENAIATAVGDNFVWAYQRATVLAEEVARTFTEAGLEAIKMPQIDAREMGASLGEIKSLANLEAKPVGKARKVGIGMQGSYGGVLMFGMMTSLAGLGMFNPLSLGAGLLMGRSAYRENMDNRMMRVRNEAKLSTRRFIDDVSFVVNKESRDRLKGIQRQLRDHYRGIANQTTRSLNESLQATIASAKLEENERNTRVKELERQLNILKQVTDHADKLLSEARSAPS from the coding sequence ATGACGCAACCGAGTGACCCTCGCAAGGTAGCGGCCGGCGAGCCGGCCAGACAGGTCAAGGTCATCGTCGAGTTGATCGACCACACCAGCAAGATCGCCGATGTCAACGAGCGCGGCGACCTGGTCGAGCGGCTGGCGAGGGCCAAGACCCGGATCACCGACCCGCAGATCCGGGTGGTCATCGCCGGGCAGCTCAAGCAGGGCAAGAGCCTACTGCTCAACTCGCTGCTCAATGCTCCCGTTGCGCGCGTCGGTGACGACGAGAGCACCGTGCTGCCGACGGTGGTGTCCTACGGCGAGAACACGTCGGCCAGGCTGATCGTCGCACGCCCGGACGGCGCGGAGCCGGAAGCCATCGACATCCCGATGGCCGACATCAAGACCGATCTGCGCCGCGCCCCACAGGCCGGCGGCCGCGAGGTGTTGCGGGTCGAGGTCACCGCGACGGGCCCGCTGTTGAAGAACGGATTGGCATTCGTGGACACGCCGGGGGTCGGTGGACACGGTCAGCCGCACCTGTCGGCGACGTTGGGCTTGTTGCCCGACGCCGACGCGCTGTTGATGTGCAGTGACACCAGCCAGGAGTTCACCGAACCCGAAATGACCTTCATGCGGCAGGCTTTCGGTATCTGCCCGGTCTCGACGATCATCGCCACCAAGACCGACCTGTATCCCCACTGGCGCGCGATCGTCGAGGCGAACAAGGCCCATCTCGACCGGGCAGGACTGTCGATACCGATGATTCCGGCGTCGTCGCTGTTGCGTAGTCACGCCATCCAGCTCAACGACAAGGAACTGAACGCGGAGTCGAACTTCCCGGCCATCGTGAAGTTCCTCACCGAGCAGGTGCTGTCGCGGCAGAACGATCATATCCGGGATCAGGTGGTTGCCGAAATACGCTCGGCTGCTGAACATCTCACGCTCAAGGTCAGCACCGAGCTGGCGTCGCTCAACGACGCGGATGTGCGGGCCCGGCTCACCGAGGATCTGGAGCGGCGCAAGGAGGAGGCACAGGAGGCGCTGCAGCAGACAGCGCTGTGGCAGCAGGTGCTCAACGACGGAATCTCCGATCTCACAGCCGATATCGACCACGATCTGCGCGGCCGCTTCCGGATCATCGGCCAGCACATCGAAAAGGAGATCGACAACTGCGACCCGACGCAGCACTGGGCCGAGATCGGGACCGAGCTGGAGAACGCGATCGCCACCGCGGTCGGGGACAACTTCGTCTGGGCGTACCAGCGTGCAACGGTGTTGGCCGAAGAGGTGGCCCGCACGTTCACCGAGGCCGGCCTTGAGGCGATCAAGATGCCGCAGATCGACGCCCGCGAGATGGGCGCGAGCCTCGGCGAGATCAAGTCGCTGGCCAATCTCGAAGCCAAACCGGTCGGCAAGGCACGCAAGGTCGGGATAGGCATGCAGGGCTCCTACGGAGGTGTCCTGATGTTCGGCATGATGACGTCGCTGGCGGGCCTGGGCATGTTCAATCCGCTGTCCCTCGGTGCCGGCCTGCTGATGGGCCGCAGCGCGTACCGGGAGAACATGGACAACCGGATGATGCGGGTGCGCAACGAGGCGAAGCTGAGCACGCGCCGGTTCATCGACGACGTTTCTTTCGTCGTGAACAAGGAGTCGCGGGACCGGCTCAAAGGTATTCAGCGCCAACTGCGCGATCACTACCGCGGTATCGCCAACCAGACGACGCGATCGCTGAACGAATCGCTGCAGGCGACGATCGCCTCGGCCAAACTCGAGGAGAACGAACGCAACACGCGCGTCAAGGAACTCGAGCGCCAGCTCAACATCCTCAAACAGGTGACCGACCACGCGGACAAGCTGCTGTCGGAGGCTCGGTCAGCGCCCAGCTGA
- a CDS encoding dynamin-like GTPase family protein: MSTSDRVRAILGGTIQAYRSDPAYAQRPDVHNELDRIGRRLNQPIRIALAGTLKAGKSTLVNALVGEDIAPTDATEATRIVTWFRHGPTPKVTANHRGGRRSNVPIGRDAVEGGLTFDFATLDPDDVVDLDVEWPASELIDTTIIDTPGTSSLSRDVSQRTLRLLVPDDGVPRIDAVVFLLRTLNAADIALLMQIGELVGGSAGALGVIGVASRADEIGAGRIDAMLSAKDVAARFTSEMDKTGICQAVVPVSGLLALTARTLRQSEFVALEKLAGVDAAELTKAMLSVDRFVREDSSLPVDAATRAALLDRFGMFGIRISIAVLRAGVSDSVALADELLERSGLIALRDVIDQQFAQRSDLLKAHTALLSLRRFVENNPIYASRAIIADIDPLLADTHAFEELRLLSQLRSRPTTLNEDEMASLRRIIGGSGTDAASRLGLQPDAPYDGPRSAFAAAQRWRRRAEHPLNDPFTTRACRAAVRSAEALVAEYAARGR, translated from the coding sequence ATGAGCACGAGTGACCGGGTGCGCGCGATCCTGGGCGGAACCATCCAGGCCTACCGCTCCGATCCCGCCTACGCACAGCGTCCCGACGTGCACAACGAACTGGACCGCATCGGCCGCCGCCTCAACCAGCCCATCCGCATCGCACTGGCGGGAACGCTCAAGGCAGGCAAGTCGACCCTGGTTAATGCGCTTGTGGGCGAGGACATTGCGCCCACCGATGCCACCGAGGCCACCCGCATCGTCACCTGGTTCCGGCACGGTCCGACACCGAAGGTCACCGCCAACCATCGGGGTGGACGGCGCTCCAACGTGCCGATCGGCCGCGACGCCGTCGAGGGTGGTCTCACCTTCGACTTCGCCACCCTCGATCCCGACGACGTCGTCGACCTGGACGTCGAGTGGCCCGCATCTGAACTGATCGACACCACGATCATCGACACGCCCGGCACGTCGTCGCTGTCCAGAGACGTCTCCCAACGCACGCTGCGACTGCTGGTCCCCGACGACGGCGTTCCACGCATCGACGCCGTGGTGTTCCTCCTGCGCACCCTCAACGCCGCCGACATCGCGCTGCTCATGCAGATCGGCGAGCTGGTCGGAGGATCGGCGGGGGCGCTCGGAGTCATCGGTGTCGCGTCGCGCGCCGACGAGATCGGTGCCGGCCGGATCGACGCGATGTTGTCCGCCAAGGACGTGGCGGCCCGGTTCACCAGCGAGATGGACAAGACCGGCATCTGCCAGGCGGTGGTGCCGGTGTCGGGGTTGTTGGCGCTCACCGCGCGCACCCTGCGACAGAGCGAGTTCGTCGCGTTGGAGAAGCTGGCCGGGGTCGACGCGGCAGAGCTGACCAAGGCGATGCTGTCGGTAGACCGATTCGTGCGCGAGGACAGTTCGTTGCCGGTCGACGCCGCCACCCGGGCCGCGCTGCTCGACCGGTTCGGCATGTTCGGGATCAGGATCTCGATCGCCGTGCTGCGTGCCGGCGTCAGCGATTCGGTGGCCCTGGCCGACGAACTGCTCGAGCGCAGCGGGCTGATCGCCCTGCGCGACGTGATCGACCAGCAGTTCGCGCAGCGGTCGGATCTGCTCAAGGCGCACACCGCGCTGCTGTCGTTGCGACGCTTCGTGGAGAACAATCCGATCTACGCGAGCCGCGCCATCATCGCCGACATCGACCCGCTGCTGGCCGACACCCATGCATTCGAAGAGCTGCGGCTGCTCAGCCAATTACGTTCGCGGCCAACCACGTTGAACGAGGACGAGATGGCGTCGCTGCGGCGCATCATCGGTGGCTCCGGCACCGATGCCGCCAGCAGACTCGGCTTGCAACCCGATGCCCCCTACGACGGGCCCCGCTCCGCCTTCGCCGCCGCCCAGCGCTGGCGCCGTCGCGCCGAACACCCGCTCAACGATCCGTTCACGACGCGCGCCTGCCGGGCCGCCGTGCGCAGCGCCGAGGCGCTGGTCGCCGAATATGCGGCCAGGGGTCGTTAG
- a CDS encoding LLM class F420-dependent oxidoreductase, with translation MDSPPDFRVFVEPQQGATYNDQLAVARTAEAAGFSAFFRSDHFTAMSGDGLPGPTDSWVTLGGIARETTSIRLGTLVTSATFRYPGPLAIAVAQVDEMSGGRVELGIGAGWFEAEHKAYAIPFPPLGERFDRLTEQLNIITGLWTTPGGETFDYAGAHYVVAESPALPKPVQSPHPPIIIGGAGAKRTPALAAQFAAEFNIPFAPLETAQTQFDRVAAAVADAGRSAESMTYSAAFVICAGRNEQEISRRAAAIGREVDELRSNSPLVGTPGEIADKLGAYLHIGVQRVYLQVLDMSDLDHVDFFAAEVIPQLR, from the coding sequence GTGGATTCACCGCCGGACTTCCGGGTCTTCGTCGAACCTCAACAGGGCGCCACCTACAACGACCAACTGGCGGTCGCCCGCACGGCCGAAGCCGCCGGGTTCTCGGCGTTCTTCCGCTCCGACCACTTCACCGCCATGAGCGGTGACGGCCTACCGGGACCCACCGACTCCTGGGTCACGCTGGGCGGCATCGCCCGCGAAACCACTTCGATACGGCTCGGCACCTTGGTCACATCGGCCACCTTCCGCTATCCGGGCCCCCTGGCGATCGCTGTCGCACAGGTCGACGAAATGAGCGGCGGCCGTGTGGAATTGGGCATCGGCGCGGGCTGGTTCGAAGCCGAGCACAAGGCCTACGCCATCCCGTTCCCTCCGCTGGGCGAACGCTTCGACCGGCTGACCGAACAGCTGAACATCATCACGGGCCTCTGGACGACACCGGGCGGCGAGACGTTCGACTACGCAGGCGCCCACTACGTCGTCGCGGAATCTCCCGCCCTACCCAAACCGGTCCAGTCGCCGCATCCGCCGATCATCATCGGCGGCGCCGGCGCCAAGCGGACACCGGCGCTGGCTGCGCAGTTCGCCGCCGAGTTCAACATCCCGTTCGCGCCGCTCGAAACGGCGCAGACTCAGTTCGACCGGGTCGCCGCGGCGGTGGCCGACGCCGGCCGCTCAGCCGAGTCGATGACGTACTCCGCGGCCTTCGTGATCTGCGCGGGTCGAAATGAGCAGGAGATCTCCCGGCGGGCCGCCGCGATCGGTCGCGAGGTCGACGAGCTGCGCAGCAACTCTCCGCTGGTGGGGACCCCCGGCGAGATCGCCGACAAGCTCGGCGCCTACCTGCACATCGGCGTGCAGCGGGTTTACCTGCAGGTTCTGGATATGTCGGATCTCGACCACGTGGACTTCTTCGCCGCAGAGGTGATCCCGCAGCTCCGCTGA
- a CDS encoding TIGR03085 family metal-binding protein, with protein MTAAQRERAALVATMSEIGPDAPTLCEGWTTRDLAAHLVVRERRLDAAPGIAIPFLAGYTDKVQRRTASSSGWDELVEKVSSGPPLLSPFKLLDSVANMDEMFIHHEDVRRAQPGWEPRSLDAETIAALRRPVGIMARLTMGKVPARVTLQTPEGETVAVVGSGPGLTVTGDIGELTMFVAGRDEARLTFSDAQAAQAVRAARRGL; from the coding sequence ATGACTGCAGCCCAGCGTGAGCGCGCCGCCCTGGTGGCGACCATGAGCGAGATCGGGCCTGACGCGCCCACCCTGTGCGAGGGATGGACGACCCGCGATCTCGCGGCGCACCTGGTGGTCCGGGAGCGCAGACTCGACGCCGCGCCCGGTATCGCGATCCCTTTCCTCGCCGGCTACACCGACAAGGTGCAGCGAAGGACCGCATCGTCCAGCGGCTGGGACGAGTTGGTGGAGAAGGTCTCGTCGGGCCCGCCACTGCTGTCTCCGTTCAAGCTTCTCGATTCGGTGGCCAACATGGATGAGATGTTCATCCATCACGAGGACGTCCGCAGGGCCCAACCCGGTTGGGAGCCAAGGTCTCTCGATGCCGAGACAATCGCGGCGCTCCGGCGCCCCGTCGGCATCATGGCCAGGCTGACCATGGGGAAAGTGCCCGCCCGAGTGACGCTACAGACACCCGAAGGCGAAACAGTGGCCGTCGTCGGCAGCGGCCCCGGGCTGACCGTCACCGGAGACATCGGCGAGCTCACGATGTTCGTCGCCGGTCGCGACGAAGCCCGGCTCACCTTCTCCGACGCCCAAGCCGCTCAAGCCGTGCGCGCCGCACGACGAGGCCTGTGA
- a CDS encoding phenylacetate--CoA ligase family protein, with translation MHDHHALAVYNALGYVRSMPIAMLRWDVLSALIRGHGRLAAVFVTDGHFLGNTMMARRIRAKPWRAHMQKIFSALAPVSEIVAQLNAFQPVVLGGYPSALEALASEQCAGSLHISPVLVNAAGETLTPAARQRIASAFGCRVGNYYGTSEAVGLTFECPSQRLHVNSDWYILEPVDEHNRHIPPGQLSHGALVTNLANRVQPIIRYQIGDRIVLSPESCSCGSPFPMVDVIGRTDDTLVFATAGDKSVRVLPLAIATVVEETPGVATCQIIQRGPSTLAVRFRATEGTEEPMVWDVLRRRLGDFLADHGATGVSIERDDLPPQLHPRSGKFRQVYADYRPSDSGAQTV, from the coding sequence ATGCACGACCACCACGCCCTGGCGGTCTACAACGCGCTCGGCTACGTCCGATCGATGCCGATCGCAATGCTGCGGTGGGACGTCCTGTCGGCATTGATTCGTGGTCACGGGCGGCTCGCTGCGGTCTTTGTGACCGACGGTCACTTCCTGGGTAACACGATGATGGCCCGCCGCATCCGCGCCAAGCCGTGGCGCGCGCACATGCAGAAGATATTCTCCGCGCTCGCTCCCGTGAGCGAGATCGTGGCCCAACTCAACGCTTTTCAGCCCGTCGTCCTCGGCGGATATCCAAGCGCGTTGGAAGCGCTCGCCTCAGAGCAGTGCGCCGGCTCGCTCCACATCTCGCCGGTATTGGTCAACGCCGCGGGGGAAACGTTGACACCAGCGGCACGACAGCGGATCGCGTCGGCGTTCGGATGCCGCGTCGGCAATTATTACGGGACCTCCGAGGCGGTCGGTTTGACATTCGAGTGTCCGTCTCAACGCCTCCACGTGAACAGTGACTGGTACATACTGGAACCCGTAGACGAGCACAACCGACATATACCACCGGGACAACTGTCGCACGGCGCTCTGGTGACGAACCTGGCGAACCGCGTTCAGCCCATCATCCGGTACCAGATCGGGGATCGAATCGTTCTCAGTCCCGAATCATGTTCCTGTGGAAGCCCGTTCCCGATGGTCGACGTGATCGGGCGCACGGATGACACGCTCGTGTTCGCGACGGCGGGGGACAAATCGGTCCGGGTTCTGCCGTTGGCCATCGCCACGGTCGTCGAGGAAACCCCGGGCGTAGCGACCTGTCAGATCATTCAGCGTGGCCCGTCGACACTCGCGGTGCGATTCCGAGCCACCGAAGGTACCGAGGAACCCATGGTTTGGGACGTACTGCGGCGGCGCCTCGGCGACTTTCTGGCCGACCACGGCGCGACCGGCGTGTCGATCGAAAGAGACGACCTACCACCGCAATTGCATCCTCGAAGCGGTAAGTTCCGACAGGTCTACGCGGATTACCGACCGAGCGATAGCGGCGCCCAGACGGTCTGA